The following coding sequences are from one Stigmatopora nigra isolate UIUO_SnigA chromosome 10, RoL_Snig_1.1, whole genome shotgun sequence window:
- the LOC144203706 gene encoding uncharacterized protein LOC144203706 isoform X1 encodes MEAAYRELYQEFVHLRSICLRQAALLNRLMQSLQQAKGSINQWPENCPTILCHSVKCLSTGIPNGNLTSKHTQEIPGHFQEKPMRTQTDPRVLSSNENTSHLLAEDVSKLSMNAPDGKAQLKLSLGQDHLTNMFSYDAPSGGGSLKDSQRMSLSDSQLFGFDLPSLPGGRLMSDLTLQSHECDFCQAVFPRHTTTRGEFLQHLHKHFP; translated from the exons ATGGAGGCAGCATACAGAGAACTTTATCAAGAGTTTGTTCACCTGAGATCAATTTGTCTGAGGCAGGCGGCTCTGTTGAATAGGCTCATGCAAAGCTTACAGCAGGCAAAAGGTTCAATAAATCAGTGGCCCGAAAATTGTCCCACAATCCTTTGCCATTCAGTCAAATGTTTGTCTACAGGTATTCCTAATGGAAACTTGACTTCCAAGCATACCCAAGAAATCCCAGGACATTTCCAGGAAAAGCCAATGAGAACACAAACTGACCCACGTGTACTGTCttcaaatgaaaacacatctCATCTCCTTGCCGAAGATGTGTCCAAGCTCAGCATGAATGCACCCGATGGCAAAGCGCAACTAAAGTTGTCATTAGGGCAGGACCATTTAACAAATATGTTTTCCTATGATGCCCCCAGTGGTGGCGGGAGCCTCAAGGACTCACAAAGG ATGTCTCTGTCAGACAGCCAGTTATTTGGCTTTGACCTCCCGAGTCTTCCGGGAGGAAGGCTGATGTCCGACTTGACGCTGCAGTCTCACGAGTGCGACTTTTGCCAGGCCGTTTTTCCGAGACACACAACCACCAGGGGGGAGTTCCTGCAACATCTCCACAAACATTTTCCCTAA
- the LOC144203706 gene encoding uncharacterized protein LOC144203706 isoform X2 codes for MEAAYRELYQEFVHLRSICLRQAALLNRLMQSLQQAKGIPNGNLTSKHTQEIPGHFQEKPMRTQTDPRVLSSNENTSHLLAEDVSKLSMNAPDGKAQLKLSLGQDHLTNMFSYDAPSGGGSLKDSQRMSLSDSQLFGFDLPSLPGGRLMSDLTLQSHECDFCQAVFPRHTTTRGEFLQHLHKHFP; via the exons ATGGAGGCAGCATACAGAGAACTTTATCAAGAGTTTGTTCACCTGAGATCAATTTGTCTGAGGCAGGCGGCTCTGTTGAATAGGCTCATGCAAAGCTTACAGCAGGCAAAAG GTATTCCTAATGGAAACTTGACTTCCAAGCATACCCAAGAAATCCCAGGACATTTCCAGGAAAAGCCAATGAGAACACAAACTGACCCACGTGTACTGTCttcaaatgaaaacacatctCATCTCCTTGCCGAAGATGTGTCCAAGCTCAGCATGAATGCACCCGATGGCAAAGCGCAACTAAAGTTGTCATTAGGGCAGGACCATTTAACAAATATGTTTTCCTATGATGCCCCCAGTGGTGGCGGGAGCCTCAAGGACTCACAAAGG ATGTCTCTGTCAGACAGCCAGTTATTTGGCTTTGACCTCCCGAGTCTTCCGGGAGGAAGGCTGATGTCCGACTTGACGCTGCAGTCTCACGAGTGCGACTTTTGCCAGGCCGTTTTTCCGAGACACACAACCACCAGGGGGGAGTTCCTGCAACATCTCCACAAACATTTTCCCTAA